In Candidatus Binatia bacterium, a single window of DNA contains:
- a CDS encoding MBL fold metallo-hydrolase, protein MKKSAVFFVIIFGLMLGWDAMAGAACRDLDLTRRGSALAYAAEADAVIQYFGHNFFQITTSKGTKIVTDPLAPGMYPTPNVSPHVVTVGREHPNHNAVEIAQGNPIILRGLSHYGAEWNRTSLNVRDVFIYNLPIYQQAFGNALKGAAFMFDLGVLCIVHLGDLSHTLTPEQVKQMGRVDVALIPIGGVFTMPPETAREVLAQLNPKIAIPMHYRDSSYILESFVQGLATRRLNTDTLLVSKATLPKKTEIVVLRPRGSWGE, encoded by the coding sequence ATGAAAAAATCGGCCGTCTTTTTCGTTATCATTTTCGGGCTTATGCTGGGCTGGGACGCAATGGCCGGCGCCGCGTGCCGCGACCTGGATCTCACGCGCCGCGGCTCTGCACTCGCCTACGCCGCCGAGGCCGACGCCGTCATTCAATACTTCGGCCACAACTTTTTTCAGATCACGACGAGCAAGGGCACCAAGATCGTCACCGACCCGCTCGCGCCGGGCATGTACCCGACGCCGAACGTCTCGCCGCACGTGGTCACCGTAGGGCGCGAGCATCCGAACCATAATGCCGTGGAAATCGCGCAAGGCAATCCGATCATCCTGCGCGGCCTTTCCCACTACGGCGCCGAATGGAACCGGACCAGTCTGAACGTGAGGGATGTTTTTATTTACAACTTGCCCATTTATCAGCAAGCGTTCGGCAACGCGCTCAAGGGCGCGGCCTTCATGTTCGATCTCGGCGTGCTTTGCATCGTCCACTTGGGAGACCTGAGCCACACGCTCACGCCGGAGCAGGTGAAGCAGATGGGGCGCGTGGACGTCGCACTGATTCCGATCGGCGGCGTCTTCACCATGCCGCCCGAGACCGCGCGCGAAGTGCTGGCGCAGCTCAACCCCAAGATCGCCATTCCGATGCACTACCGCGACAGCAGCTATATCCTCGAATCATTTGTGCAGGGTCTAGCGACGCGTAGGCTTAACACTGACACGCTTCTCGTCAGCAAGGCCACGCTTCCCAAGAAGACGGAGATCGTGGTGTTGAGACCCAGAGGAAGTTGGGGCGAATAG
- a CDS encoding ABC transporter ATP-binding protein, translating into MLSLALRGLTKRFGSVVAVDEANLTVHDGEFLAIVGESGCGKTTTLRLIAGLETPDSGTIYMGGVPVNDVPVGKRNVQMIFQNFALWPHMRVFDERSYTNLTLPLKVRKWSREKIRDFIRPMARKLGIDERFFQRKPGELSGGEQQRVALGRAMTTSPRILLMDEPLSNIDPPNRLKMRGEILSFHRENRLTTLYVTHTLSDAMALADRIAVMRAGRFEQVDTAENLLREPDTEYVADFFKASEPRFKEPFSRQRP; encoded by the coding sequence ATGCTTTCCCTCGCGTTGCGCGGCCTGACGAAGCGGTTCGGCTCGGTGGTGGCGGTCGATGAGGCCAATCTCACCGTCCACGACGGCGAGTTCCTGGCGATCGTGGGGGAGAGCGGCTGCGGTAAGACGACGACGCTGAGGCTCATCGCCGGCCTCGAGACGCCCGATAGCGGAACCATCTACATGGGCGGGGTTCCGGTCAACGACGTTCCCGTGGGCAAGAGGAACGTGCAGATGATCTTCCAGAACTTCGCGCTCTGGCCGCACATGAGGGTTTTCGACGAGCGTTCCTACACGAATCTCACCTTGCCGCTAAAAGTGCGCAAATGGTCCAGGGAAAAGATCCGCGACTTCATCCGGCCGATGGCCCGGAAGCTGGGCATCGACGAGCGATTCTTCCAGCGCAAGCCCGGCGAGCTGTCCGGCGGCGAGCAACAGCGCGTGGCGCTGGGCCGCGCCATGACGACTTCGCCGCGTATCTTGCTCATGGACGAGCCGCTCTCCAATATCGATCCGCCGAACCGGCTTAAGATGCGCGGGGAGATTTTGAGCTTTCACCGCGAGAACCGCCTGACCACACTTTACGTCACTCATACTCTTTCCGACGCTATGGCCCTGGCCGATCGCATCGCCGTGATGAGGGCCGGACGCTTCGAGCAGGTGGACACGGCCGAGAATTTGCTGCGCGAGCCCGATACGGAGTATGTGGCCGATTTTTTCAAGGCGTCGGAGCCGAGATTTAAAGAGCCTTTTTCCCGTCAAAGGCCATGA
- a CDS encoding ABC transporter substrate-binding protein: MPDITLTLACEDYDRTRALRDGTIKPEGIDLNYLTLPVEEIFWRMCRYEEFDAAELSMGAFLVAAAQGRCSFVAIPVFPSRTFRHRCVFVNTASGIERPEDLRGKRVGVPEYTMTAAVWLRGLFQHEHGVKPEEILWFQGGEEQPGRKDRVDFEIPPGIRLESIPNDKTLNDMIESGEIAALMSPRMPSCFLRGSPRVARLYPDFKQAEMDYFRRTGIFPIMHVIVIRRKIYEEHPWIAQSLYKAFCEAKDHSFSQLYDSNVLRISLPWTVAEYEETRALMTEDYWPYGFAPNQRVLEILHGYLLEQGLIKQKLDLQSLFAPGTREAFKI; this comes from the coding sequence ATGCCCGACATCACACTCACCCTCGCCTGCGAAGATTACGACCGCACGCGCGCGCTGCGCGACGGGACGATCAAACCGGAAGGCATCGATCTTAACTACTTGACCCTGCCCGTCGAAGAGATCTTCTGGCGCATGTGCCGTTACGAAGAGTTCGACGCGGCGGAGCTTTCGATGGGGGCGTTTCTGGTCGCCGCGGCTCAAGGCCGGTGCTCGTTCGTCGCGATTCCGGTTTTTCCATCGCGGACTTTTCGCCACCGCTGCGTTTTCGTCAACACCGCCTCCGGCATCGAGCGGCCGGAAGATTTGCGCGGCAAGCGCGTCGGCGTGCCGGAGTACACGATGACCGCCGCGGTCTGGCTCCGCGGCCTCTTCCAGCACGAGCACGGCGTTAAGCCGGAGGAGATCCTCTGGTTTCAAGGCGGCGAGGAGCAGCCCGGACGCAAGGACCGCGTGGATTTCGAGATCCCGCCGGGAATTCGTCTGGAATCGATTCCGAACGACAAAACTCTCAACGACATGATCGAGAGCGGCGAGATCGCTGCCTTGATGTCTCCGCGCATGCCGTCCTGCTTTCTCCGCGGCTCGCCGCGCGTCGCCCGGCTGTATCCCGATTTCAAGCAGGCGGAGATGGACTACTTTCGCCGCACCGGGATCTTTCCGATCATGCATGTCATCGTAATCCGGAGGAAGATCTACGAGGAGCATCCGTGGATCGCTCAGAGCCTTTACAAGGCTTTCTGCGAAGCGAAGGATCACTCCTTCAGCCAGCTTTATGACTCCAACGTTCTCCGCATCAGCCTGCCGTGGACGGTCGCGGAATACGAGGAAACGCGGGCGCTGATGACCGAAGACTATTGGCCGTACGGCTTCGCGCCGAACCAGCGCGTGCTGGAAATTCTCCACGGCTATCTTCTGGAGCAAGGCTTGATCAAACAGAAGCTCGACCTTCAAAGTCTTTTCGCGCCGGGCACGCGCGAAGCGTTCAAGATCTAA
- a CDS encoding iron-containing redox enzyme family protein has translation MGRVLSPEELISDLQDTLQKRHPRPHPVRQLLLTGRLTKDQLQGWARNLFHEFRNIHRFFGVRYQKCPVPELRRALLENMIEEEGEDLIGRKYPSHAELWVRLGEGLGIPREEMLSYEPLPGIRAGLEMYVQLVQQSHWAVAIGTGLVFEGGGPKRMKEEREALERYYPWIPKSAVDFFRVHEYHDEGHGDFCVDVIRAHCMEEHLQNEMRAAVKTRADIMWLQNESIYQAFVRPSLSPETIREVEGRLE, from the coding sequence ATGGGACGAGTGTTGTCGCCTGAAGAATTGATCTCTGACTTGCAGGACACTTTACAAAAACGCCACCCGAGGCCGCATCCGGTCCGGCAGCTCCTACTCACCGGCAGGCTCACGAAGGACCAACTGCAGGGATGGGCGAGAAACCTGTTCCACGAGTTTCGCAACATTCATCGTTTCTTCGGCGTCCGCTACCAAAAGTGTCCGGTGCCCGAGCTGCGCCGGGCGCTGCTGGAAAATATGATCGAGGAAGAAGGCGAAGATCTCATTGGCCGCAAGTATCCGAGCCATGCCGAGCTTTGGGTGAGGCTCGGCGAAGGGCTGGGGATTCCGCGCGAGGAGATGCTGAGCTACGAGCCGCTGCCGGGCATTCGCGCCGGCCTGGAGATGTACGTGCAGCTCGTCCAGCAGAGCCACTGGGCGGTGGCCATCGGCACCGGGCTCGTCTTCGAGGGCGGCGGGCCGAAGCGAATGAAAGAGGAGCGCGAGGCGCTGGAACGATATTACCCGTGGATTCCCAAATCCGCGGTCGATTTTTTTCGCGTGCACGAATATCACGACGAAGGGCACGGCGATTTCTGCGTCGACGTGATCCGGGCGCACTGCATGGAGGAGCATCTCCAGAACGAGATGCGTGCCGCGGTGAAAACCCGCGCCGACATCATGTGGCTGCAGAACGAATCGATCTACCAGGCGTTCGTGCGGCCGAGTCTGTCGCCGGAGACGATCAGGGAAGTGGAAGGCAGGTTGGAGTAG
- a CDS encoding GntG family PLP-dependent aldolase has protein sequence MAKTPIDLRSDTVTKPSPEMRRAMAEAEVGDDVFMEDPTVNRLQARAAEIFEREAALFVPSGSMGNLVCLLAHARPGQEVICEENSHIYTNEMASMAGVAGLLPRLIPTEDGIMTWEQVGRMIRPKMYARAQTALVCLENTHNLAGGTAYPTRLAREICDGSHTAGLPVHLDGSRIFNAAAVLGEAVGEMTKKFDSVQFCLSKGLGAPVGSMIVGSAAFIERCRPIRKMLGGGMRQAGVLAAAGLVALENGPRRLHVDHENAKFLSQELARIPGIRLNPVKVQTNIVIFDVRETGLSSADFLATLAQRGVLGVPLDQEKIRMVTHLDVDHNDVAEAAAAVRQLVEELSFRRASLKRAT, from the coding sequence ATGGCAAAGACACCCATCGACCTCAGAAGCGATACCGTCACCAAGCCTTCGCCGGAGATGCGCCGGGCGATGGCCGAGGCCGAGGTCGGCGACGACGTTTTCATGGAAGACCCGACGGTGAACCGTCTGCAGGCGCGCGCCGCCGAGATCTTCGAACGCGAGGCGGCGCTTTTCGTCCCTTCGGGCAGCATGGGCAACCTCGTCTGCCTGCTCGCGCACGCGCGGCCCGGCCAAGAAGTCATCTGCGAAGAGAACTCCCATATCTACACCAACGAGATGGCATCGATGGCCGGAGTCGCAGGACTTCTGCCGCGCTTGATCCCGACCGAAGACGGCATCATGACCTGGGAGCAGGTCGGCCGGATGATCCGGCCGAAAATGTACGCGCGCGCCCAGACCGCCTTGGTGTGTTTGGAAAATACTCACAACCTTGCCGGCGGCACCGCTTATCCGACGCGCCTCGCCCGCGAGATTTGCGACGGCTCTCACACCGCCGGGCTCCCCGTCCACCTCGACGGCTCGCGTATTTTCAACGCCGCTGCCGTCCTCGGCGAAGCCGTGGGCGAGATGACCAAGAAATTCGATTCGGTTCAATTCTGCCTGAGCAAGGGATTGGGCGCGCCGGTGGGATCGATGATCGTCGGATCGGCGGCTTTTATCGAACGCTGTCGTCCGATACGGAAAATGTTGGGTGGCGGCATGCGCCAAGCCGGAGTCCTGGCGGCGGCGGGCCTGGTCGCGCTGGAGAACGGTCCCAGGCGTTTGCATGTGGATCACGAAAACGCCAAATTTCTCTCCCAGGAGCTTGCGCGCATACCCGGCATCCGGCTGAACCCGGTCAAAGTTCAAACCAACATTGTGATCTTCGACGTGCGCGAAACCGGACTCTCTTCGGCCGATTTTCTCGCGACGCTTGCGCAACGGGGAGTGTTGGGCGTGCCGCTCGATCAAGAAAAAATCCGCATGGTGACGCACCTGGACGTCGATCACAACGACGTCGCAGAAGCCGCCGCGGCCGTCCGCCAGCTGGTGGAAGAACTTTCTTTCCGTCGCGCCAGCTTAAAACGCGCGACATAG
- a CDS encoding DUF433 domain-containing protein, whose protein sequence is MDLKDRITVTPRIRGGKPCIKGTRITVYDVLEYLAGGMTEDQILKDFPKLTRDDIHACLSFAAARERRLAVPPAD, encoded by the coding sequence ATGGACTTGAAGGATCGCATCACCGTTACGCCGAGGATTCGCGGCGGTAAGCCCTGTATCAAGGGTACCCGGATCACTGTTTATGATGTGTTGGAGTATTTAGCTGGCGGCATGACGGAAGATCAGATTCTAAAGGACTTTCCCAAACTCACCCGTGACGACATTCACGCCTGTCTTTCCTTTGCGGCAGCGCGCGAGCGTCGCCTGGCGGTTCCTCCTGCTGATTGA
- a CDS encoding antitoxin family protein, whose translation MSKTLRAVIHKGKIEPLEQVNLPEGSRVLVTLLPDEEVEFWLQASEAPLDTIWDNPEDDVYAQLLKE comes from the coding sequence ATGTCGAAGACATTGAGAGCCGTCATCCATAAGGGGAAAATCGAGCCGTTGGAGCAGGTCAACCTTCCTGAAGGTTCCAGAGTTCTGGTGACGCTCTTGCCCGACGAGGAGGTTGAGTTCTGGCTGCAGGCAAGCGAGGCTCCACTCGATACAATCTGGGACAATCCCGAGGATGATGTCTATGCCCAGCTCCTCAAAGAATGA
- a CDS encoding bifunctional 4-hydroxy-2-oxoglutarate aldolase/2-dehydro-3-deoxy-phosphogluconate aldolase, protein MGRTDLISEMHRHRLVAVVRSKSAEEALETARAAADGGIKFIEITFSVPGAVGVIAELARRSDICVGGGTVLSPDAAQQAIAAGAQFIVSPTLELNLVPICRGADVACISGAATPSEIVSAMRAGADLVKIFPADCVGGPHFIRQILGPFPDVRLMVSGGVDESNMKEYAALGVTGICLGSAALHACLLEKGRDGLAKYARKFVTLVDEASRAQNAK, encoded by the coding sequence ATGGGTAGAACCGACCTGATCTCCGAGATGCACCGCCACAGGCTCGTGGCCGTGGTGCGTTCGAAGAGCGCCGAAGAAGCGTTGGAGACGGCTCGCGCGGCGGCCGACGGAGGAATTAAATTCATCGAGATCACGTTCAGCGTGCCCGGCGCGGTCGGAGTCATTGCCGAGCTCGCGAGGCGCAGCGACATATGCGTCGGCGGCGGCACCGTGCTTTCACCGGATGCCGCGCAACAGGCGATCGCCGCCGGAGCGCAGTTCATCGTCTCGCCCACGCTGGAGCTGAACCTCGTCCCGATCTGTCGCGGGGCCGACGTCGCGTGCATCAGCGGCGCGGCGACGCCGAGCGAGATCGTTTCCGCCATGCGCGCGGGAGCGGACCTGGTGAAAATATTTCCCGCCGATTGCGTCGGCGGCCCGCACTTTATCCGCCAGATCCTCGGCCCCTTCCCCGACGTGCGCCTCATGGTCTCCGGCGGCGTGGACGAGAGCAACATGAAAGAGTATGCCGCCCTCGGAGTCACCGGAATCTGCCTTGGGAGCGCCGCGCTGCACGCGTGCCTGCTTGAAAAAGGGCGTGACGGGCTGGCCAAGTATGCACGGAAATTTGTAACCTTGGTGGATGAAGCGAGCCGCGCGCAGAATGCTAAATGA
- a CDS encoding NUDIX domain-containing protein — protein sequence MNSEQPRFADNQQHPWVAVDVVIYTLSESALHCLLVQVKEGSFAGKWAFPGGLVGAEESLDQAAEREIFERTGVKQSYIEQLYTFGKPERDPALRVVSASYLALVPNSNVALNPAPRYADIKWFAADRLPELAYDHDQVGRIALQRLRSKLQYTNIVYSLLPKEFTLGELQEVYETILHRRLDRRNFRKKILALGLLKKLPQKRRGTHRPASLYAFRQKRPMVIEMV from the coding sequence ATGAACTCAGAGCAACCGCGCTTTGCCGACAATCAGCAGCATCCGTGGGTGGCGGTGGATGTCGTCATTTACACGCTGAGCGAAAGTGCGCTTCACTGCCTGCTCGTCCAAGTCAAAGAAGGTTCCTTCGCCGGCAAGTGGGCCTTTCCCGGCGGCCTCGTCGGCGCGGAAGAGTCGCTCGACCAGGCGGCCGAGCGCGAGATTTTCGAAAGGACCGGAGTCAAGCAGAGCTACATCGAGCAGCTTTACACGTTCGGCAAGCCGGAGCGAGATCCGGCGCTGAGAGTCGTGTCCGCTTCCTATCTGGCGCTGGTGCCGAATTCGAACGTCGCTCTCAACCCGGCGCCGCGCTACGCGGACATCAAATGGTTCGCCGCCGACCGTCTGCCCGAGCTTGCCTACGACCACGACCAGGTCGGCCGCATCGCGCTCCAGCGCCTGCGCTCCAAGCTGCAGTACACGAACATCGTCTACAGCCTGCTGCCGAAAGAGTTCACACTGGGAGAGCTTCAGGAAGTTTACGAGACGATCCTGCACCGCCGCTTGGACCGGCGCAACTTCCGCAAAAAAATTCTGGCTCTGGGCCTGTTGAAAAAATTGCCGCAGAAGCGCCGCGGCACCCACCGCCCCGCCTCGCTCTATGCTTTCCGCCAAAAACGGCCGATGGTTATTGAGATGGTGTAG